The Clostridia bacterium DNA window GGCGGCGGCAGGCGCGGACGGCGTTATGATCGAAGTGCATAACGATCCGCCGAGAGCTTTGTGCGACGGCGCGCAATCGTTGCGTCCCGAGCAATTCAAAGAAGTCGTGGACGAAGCGGATCTCGTCGTCAAAGCGGTGGGGAAGACGGTATGATCAAAAAAATCGGCATCGTCGGTCTCGGGCTGATGGGCGCCTCGTTCGGCAGGCTCCTCGTTCGGGAAGGATATGAAGTTTTCGGATGGGATAGATCTCCGTCCGTTATGGAAAAAGCGCTCCTCGCGAAAGCCTATTCGGAGCCTTTGACGAAAGAGACCGCGAAAACGTTGGATCTCCTCGTTATTGCGATCTATCCGCGCGATTTCGAAGAAGCGGCGAGGGCTTACCTCCCCTTTATGAAAGAGGGCGCGGCTGTCCTCGATTTCTGCGGCGATAAGCGCGTCGTAACCCGCGCGATGAAGAAACTTTCCGCGGAATATCCGTCCGTCTTTTTCTGCGGCGGGCATCCGATGGCGGGCAGAGAGTACAGCGGCGTGGAGCATAGTTCCGTCCGCTTGTTCGACGGCGCGTCGATGATCTTCGTCCCCGTGACGGAGAATCTTTTCGCGCTTTCCGAACTCAAAAAGTTCTTTATGGATCTCGGTTTCGGCGGCGTCGTCGTTACGACGGCGGAGAATCACGATAAAATGATCGCCTACACGTCTCAGCTTTGCCATATCGTTTCCAATGCGTTTATCAAGAGCGAGACCGCGAAGACGCACGGCGGATATTCGGCGGGCAGTTACCGCGACCTGACGCGCGTCGCGAGGCTTTCTCCCGATATGTGGAGCGCGCTGATGACGGATAACGCGGAATATCTGAAAGAAGAGCTCGACGGGTTGATCCGCAATTTGCAAAAGTATTCCGACGCGCTCGGCGCGAAGGATGAGACCGCGCTCCGCGACCTTCTCGCGGAAGGGGATCAAATCAAACGGGAGATCGATAAAAAATGAAAATCGCGCTTTCTCCTTCTTCTCTTGCGGGTGCGATCGACGCGCCTCTCTCGAAATCGTACGCGCATCGCCTTTTGATCGCGGCGGCGCTTTCGGGCGGCAGCCTTCGTTTCGGCGATTCCGCGGACGCGTTTCACACCGCCACGGGGCTTTCCGAGCTCGGATTCGCCGCGGACTTCTCGGGCGATTCCGTTCGCTTCGGCGCTTTTAAGAAGAAAGAGGGCGTTTCTCTCGTCCACGTCGGCGAGAGCGGCAGCACGCTTCGTTTTCTGCTTCCCTTGGCGGCGGCGCTCGGCGTGAGCGCGGAATTCGTCGCGGAGGGAAGGCTCGGAGAGCGGCCGATGGGCGCGCTCGTCTCTTGCCTCGCGTCTCACGGAGTCACCGCGACCGCGCTTTCCGTTTCCGGTCGGCTCGCTTCGGGTCTGTTCGAGATCGACGCGACGGTCAGTTCGCAATTCGTAACGGGGCTTTTGATGGCGCTTCCGATCCTTTCGGGCGACAGCGAGCTCAGGCTCGTCGGCAAGCTCGTTTCTTCGCCCTACGTCGAGATCACGCTCGAAGTGCTTCGACAGGCGGGGATCGAGATCGAAAAAAATGGCGGTTCTTTCTTGATTCGAGGGAATCAAACCTATCGACTCGAAACGTCCGTCGTTCAAGGCGACTATTCGGGCGCGGCGTTCTTTTTGGCGGCGGGCGCGCTCGGAGAGGGCGTCTCCGTCCGAGGGCTTACTCCGTCTTCCGCGCAGGGAGATAAAGCGATCGTATCCGTCTTGAAGCAAGCGGGCGCGGTCGTCAAGGAAGAAAACGGGGCCGTTACCGTTCGCAAAGGGGAAATGCGCCCCTTTACGGTGGATATCGAAAAGATCCCCGACCTCGCGCCGATCCTGTCCGTCGTCGCGGCGTTTTTGCCGGGCGAGAGCGTCCTTGAAAGCGTGGCTCGGCTGAAAGATAAAGAAAGCGACCGCCTGCTTGCAATCCGCGATATGCTGAAAAAAGCGGGGATCCGCTCGGAAGAAGAGGGCGATTCGCTCCGCATCTTCGGCGGAAAACCGAGGGGCGCGGCGTTCGGCGCATTTTCCGATCACCGAATGGCGATGTCGGAAGCCGTCCTTGCGGCGTTTGCGGAAGGAAACAGCGAGATCGACGACGGCGCTTGCGTTAAAAAATCGTACGCGGCGTTTTGGCGCGATTACGAAACGTGCGGAGGTAAGTATGAAGTGGAAAGGTGACGTCATATCGTTTGAAGTCTACGGAACGTCCCACGCGCCCGAAGTCGGCGTGCGGGCGAAAGGTTTTCCCGCGGTTTCGCTCGACGGGGAAAGACTCGCGCGCTTTATGGAGCGCCGCAAGGCGAAAAACTCCGTCTATTCGACGAAGCGGATCGAAGCGGACGCGCCCGAGATCACGGTTGGCGGGGAATTTTGCGCGATCATCAAAAATTCGAACGTTCGCAGCGGCGATTACTCCGAGCTTTTCGGGATCCCCCGTCCTTCTCACGCCGATTACGCGGCGCACCTTATGGACGGCAGGCTCGATTTCTCGGGCGGCGGCGAATTCAGCGGCAGATTGACCGCGCCTCTTTGCGCGCTCGGTTTCGCGGCGAAGGAACTCTTGGCGGAAAAGGGCGTGCGCGTGTCCGCGTGGGTCCGCTCGATCGGGAAAGCGCAGGGCGCAAGCTACGAAAGCGGGTTGACCGAAGAAATGCTCTCCGCGGGGGAGAAAGGAATTTGGGCGCCCGAAGGCGAAAAGGAAATGCTTGAAGAGGTCGAAAGAGCGGCGGCGGAAAAAGATTCGGTCGGCGGCGAGATCCAATGCGCGGCGACGGGGCTCCCGGGAGCGATCGGCGGCGGGGTCTTCGGCTCTCTCGAAGGGAAGATCGCTTCGCTTTGCTATCTGATCCCCGCGGTCAAAGGCGTTTCGTTCGGAAAGGGTTTCGCGCTCGCCGAAATGCGCGGCTCGGAGGCGAACGATCCGCTGCGCGTTGTCGGCGGCGAGATCAGGATCGTTAAGAACGACGCGGGCGGGATCAACGGCGGACTCAGCAACGGGAACCCCGTGACCCTCTCCGTCGCGTTTCGTCCCACGCCCTCGATCGGAAAAGCGCAGAACTCGGTCGATCTCCGGACGAAAACCGATCGGACGATCGAGATCAAAGGGCGTCACGACGCGTGTATCGTGCCGCGGGCGGTTCCCGTCGTCGAATCGGCGGTCGCGATCGCGCTTTTGGACGCGCTTCTCGCAAGCGAGCGAGCGAAATGCGAAAATAGGGCGGGCGATCTCGACGCGCTCAGAACGCAAATAGACGAAGTGGATCAAGAGCTTTGCGCGCTTTTGTCGCGGCGATTTGATGTCGTTCGCGCGATCGGAGAAGTCAAAAAGGAAAAGGGCCTTCCCGTCTTGAACGAGGCGCGGGAAAAAGCCGTCCTCGAAAAGGTTCGCGCCCGCGCGGAAAAGGCGGACGAGGCGGACGCTTTCGCCGCCGTCTATCAGACGATCATGACGGAAGCGAAGAAACTTGAAAAGTAAAGAAGCATTTCCGTATAAATCTTTGCAAAGTTCATCGTGACTCCTGCGATCCGAATATGCGGGAACCGCTTGAAGAGCGGTTCGAAGGGGTATTCCGATTTGAGAAAAGAATGGATATTGAAAAGATCCGCTTAGTATGGAAGACAAAGAAAAGAAGTACGATAATA harbors:
- a CDS encoding prephenate dehydrogenase: MIKKIGIVGLGLMGASFGRLLVREGYEVFGWDRSPSVMEKALLAKAYSEPLTKETAKTLDLLVIAIYPRDFEEAARAYLPFMKEGAAVLDFCGDKRVVTRAMKKLSAEYPSVFFCGGHPMAGREYSGVEHSSVRLFDGASMIFVPVTENLFALSELKKFFMDLGFGGVVVTTAENHDKMIAYTSQLCHIVSNAFIKSETAKTHGGYSAGSYRDLTRVARLSPDMWSALMTDNAEYLKEELDGLIRNLQKYSDALGAKDETALRDLLAEGDQIKREIDKK
- the aroA gene encoding 3-phosphoshikimate 1-carboxyvinyltransferase, whose translation is MKIALSPSSLAGAIDAPLSKSYAHRLLIAAALSGGSLRFGDSADAFHTATGLSELGFAADFSGDSVRFGAFKKKEGVSLVHVGESGSTLRFLLPLAAALGVSAEFVAEGRLGERPMGALVSCLASHGVTATALSVSGRLASGLFEIDATVSSQFVTGLLMALPILSGDSELRLVGKLVSSPYVEITLEVLRQAGIEIEKNGGSFLIRGNQTYRLETSVVQGDYSGAAFFLAAGALGEGVSVRGLTPSSAQGDKAIVSVLKQAGAVVKEENGAVTVRKGEMRPFTVDIEKIPDLAPILSVVAAFLPGESVLESVARLKDKESDRLLAIRDMLKKAGIRSEEEGDSLRIFGGKPRGAAFGAFSDHRMAMSEAVLAAFAEGNSEIDDGACVKKSYAAFWRDYETCGGKYEVER
- the aroC gene encoding chorismate synthase, giving the protein MKWKGDVISFEVYGTSHAPEVGVRAKGFPAVSLDGERLARFMERRKAKNSVYSTKRIEADAPEITVGGEFCAIIKNSNVRSGDYSELFGIPRPSHADYAAHLMDGRLDFSGGGEFSGRLTAPLCALGFAAKELLAEKGVRVSAWVRSIGKAQGASYESGLTEEMLSAGEKGIWAPEGEKEMLEEVERAAAEKDSVGGEIQCAATGLPGAIGGGVFGSLEGKIASLCYLIPAVKGVSFGKGFALAEMRGSEANDPLRVVGGEIRIVKNDAGGINGGLSNGNPVTLSVAFRPTPSIGKAQNSVDLRTKTDRTIEIKGRHDACIVPRAVPVVESAVAIALLDALLASERAKCENRAGDLDALRTQIDEVDQELCALLSRRFDVVRAIGEVKKEKGLPVLNEAREKAVLEKVRARAEKADEADAFAAVYQTIMTEAKKLEK